From the genome of bacterium, one region includes:
- a CDS encoding amidohydrolase family protein, whose translation MVLRSEPISLGREGHATSIVDAHLHLATASMFHRLRARPWALRPRAREALMGDAGRIAQRFAKLEGITLAVHAARWKEAFDRAGVATGVFIAIGEGNEELAEFVRLAPDRFQAWGSVADPTAADAAGVVRRFRAWGLRGLKLYPPVQRFQANDRAVYPVYEAAAEQGLPVLYHFGITVAPIYDLAYANPLPLSSVARDFPEITFGIAHCGAGFLREALFLAYHTENIWTDTSGTNNWREFTPGAPGLDQVFRDLLRAYGPRRILFGTDSTASDEYREGILREQRQLFEGLEVSDADRAAIFGGNARRLLGLPETTARA comes from the coding sequence CCACGTCAATCGTCGACGCCCACCTTCACCTCGCCACCGCTTCGATGTTCCATCGGCTGCGCGCCCGGCCGTGGGCGCTGCGGCCGCGGGCACGGGAGGCGCTCATGGGTGATGCGGGCCGCATCGCGCAGCGATTTGCCAAACTGGAGGGCATCACGCTTGCCGTCCACGCCGCGCGCTGGAAGGAAGCGTTCGACCGCGCCGGCGTGGCGACGGGCGTGTTCATCGCCATCGGCGAAGGCAACGAGGAACTGGCGGAGTTCGTGCGGCTGGCGCCGGACCGGTTCCAGGCCTGGGGCAGCGTGGCCGACCCGACCGCGGCGGACGCGGCCGGCGTGGTCCGCCGGTTCCGCGCGTGGGGGCTGCGGGGCCTCAAGCTGTATCCGCCGGTGCAGCGCTTCCAGGCCAACGACCGCGCGGTCTACCCGGTCTACGAGGCCGCCGCCGAGCAGGGACTCCCCGTCCTCTACCACTTCGGCATCACGGTGGCGCCGATCTACGATCTGGCCTACGCGAATCCGCTGCCGCTCTCGAGTGTCGCGCGGGACTTTCCGGAGATTACCTTCGGGATTGCGCACTGCGGCGCGGGCTTCCTGCGGGAAGCCCTGTTTCTCGCCTATCACACCGAAAACATCTGGACGGATACCTCCGGCACCAACAACTGGCGCGAGTTCACCCCGGGCGCGCCCGGACTCGATCAGGTCTTCCGCGACCTGCTGCGCGCGTACGGACCACGCCGCATCCTGTTCGGAACGGATTCCACCGCGTCCGACGAGTACCGCGAGGGGATCCTACGAGAACAGCGGCAGCTGTTCGAGGGCTTGGAGGTCTCCGACGCCGACCGGGCCGCCATCTTCGGCGGCAACGCCCGCCGCCTGCTGGGCCTGCCCGAGACTACCGCGCGAGCGTGA